One window of the Lactobacillus sp. PV034 genome contains the following:
- a CDS encoding GtrA family protein, which translates to MKEKIQKLRASEDFKQLVGYILIGLLGLVVDFGVFLILTHFFNFNVEWANFISSSCGLLNNFIWNSFANFKVHDKLLLRFISYYLVGQVTTLFTTLCLFIFVTKLGYDKFIVKVIATFVATLIQFVINKVITFRKDQSDSVA; encoded by the coding sequence ATGAAGGAAAAAATTCAAAAGCTGCGGGCTTCTGAAGATTTTAAACAATTAGTAGGCTATATTTTGATTGGTTTACTGGGATTAGTAGTAGATTTTGGAGTCTTTCTGATTTTGACTCACTTTTTTAATTTTAATGTTGAGTGGGCCAATTTTATTAGCTCTAGTTGTGGTTTATTAAATAATTTTATTTGGAATTCATTTGCCAACTTCAAAGTGCATGATAAGTTACTATTAAGATTTATTTCTTATTATCTAGTTGGACAAGTAACGACCCTCTTTACTACCTTATGTTTGTTTATTTTTGTAACTAAATTGGGATATGATAAATTTATTGTCAAAGTAATTGCAACTTTTGTAGCGACTTTAATTCAATTTGTAATTAATAAGGTTATTACTTTTAGAAAAGATCAAAGCGATTCAGTAGCTTAA
- a CDS encoding glycosyltransferase family 2 protein has product MSKLSIIVPSYNEEEAIPYFYPEVNKVLATMPGVEPEYWFINDGSKDNTLEELRKLQKQDPEHVHYVSFSRNFGKEAALYAGLQSATGDYVVVMDADLQDPPKFLPEMYQLLQTGKYDCIGTRRVDRTGEGKVKSFLSDMFYKVVNKISNTSIVPGARDYRMMTRQMVDAVLDMPEYSRFSKGIFSWVGFRTKYLDYHNVERVAGESDWNTWSLFKYAMDGISDFSQAPLNLAVWIGTFSAVLSILGFLFVIIRHFVEPGSSVFGWASLVSIILLIGGLQLLCIGILGKYIGRIYLQVKNRPIYIVQEKK; this is encoded by the coding sequence ATGAGTAAATTGTCAATTATAGTTCCTTCTTATAATGAAGAAGAAGCTATCCCTTATTTTTATCCTGAAGTTAATAAAGTGCTTGCCACTATGCCCGGAGTTGAACCGGAATACTGGTTTATTAATGATGGTTCAAAAGATAATACTTTAGAAGAATTACGTAAATTACAAAAACAAGATCCAGAGCATGTTCACTATGTTTCTTTTTCTAGAAACTTTGGTAAAGAAGCTGCCCTTTACGCTGGATTACAGTCGGCAACGGGAGATTATGTAGTTGTGATGGATGCAGATTTACAGGATCCACCAAAGTTTTTACCTGAAATGTATCAATTATTGCAAACAGGTAAATACGATTGTATTGGTACCCGACGTGTAGATCGTACTGGAGAAGGAAAAGTTAAATCCTTTTTATCGGATATGTTTTACAAGGTGGTTAACAAGATTTCTAATACCTCGATTGTCCCTGGTGCACGTGATTATCGAATGATGACTAGGCAGATGGTTGATGCCGTCTTAGATATGCCTGAATATAGCCGGTTTTCAAAAGGAATTTTTTCCTGGGTAGGCTTTAGAACCAAATATCTTGATTACCATAATGTTGAGCGCGTTGCTGGAGAAAGTGACTGGAATACTTGGTCTTTATTTAAGTATGCGATGGATGGAATTTCTGATTTTTCTCAAGCACCTCTTAATCTTGCGGTTTGGATTGGAACTTTTTCTGCTGTCCTTTCAATTTTGGGATTTTTATTTGTAATAATTCGCCACTTCGTTGAGCCAGGATCAAGTGTGTTTGGCTGGGCTTCTTTAGTAAGTATTATTTTACTAATTGGAGGATTACAGTTGCTCTGCATCGGTATTTTAGGCAAATATATTGGTCGGATATACTTACAAGTTAAAAATAGACCAATCTATATTGTGCAAGAGAAGAAATAA
- a CDS encoding LCP family protein: protein MDYKPTESRVELNKRKRQHHPWKWFFIILALLIAGAGIYGFSLYTKTRNAINKTYDPSNAVTQDNFNGQNSFNILLLGTDTGAFGRHEKRGNTDTMILATVNPKQNKLTLMSIPRDTMAQMIGTETFQVHKINAAYNIGGARMAMKTTSKVLNVPIKYYMVMNMGGMRKIVDGVGGVDVKVPLTFSYGGYTFTKGKTMHLNGSQALAYSRMRYDDPEGDYGRQKRQRQVIMSILKHAFSLKTIENLDSVLDSTSNSVRTNLTFDSMVAIAKNYRHCTDNMKSDYLHGAGAMIGGASYQVMRDEELQRTSNIVREQLGLEAVDLDNNETYQNSKNPNFDWSSGDPNQIYYIYKPDSDSLWEGDDE, encoded by the coding sequence ATGGATTATAAACCAACAGAATCAAGGGTTGAATTAAATAAAAGAAAAAGGCAACATCATCCTTGGAAATGGTTCTTTATTATCCTTGCGTTGTTGATTGCAGGGGCTGGTATCTACGGTTTTTCTTTATATACTAAAACCAGAAATGCGATCAATAAAACTTATGACCCAAGTAATGCCGTAACTCAAGATAATTTTAATGGCCAAAATTCATTTAATATTCTGCTCTTAGGAACTGATACTGGAGCCTTTGGGCGTCATGAAAAACGAGGAAATACAGATACTATGATTCTGGCAACTGTTAATCCTAAGCAAAATAAACTTACCTTAATGTCGATTCCGCGAGATACGATGGCGCAGATGATTGGCACTGAAACTTTCCAAGTACACAAAATTAACGCAGCCTATAATATTGGTGGCGCACGAATGGCGATGAAGACCACCAGTAAAGTGCTTAATGTCCCCATTAAATATTACATGGTAATGAATATGGGTGGAATGCGTAAAATTGTTGATGGTGTTGGTGGCGTTGATGTTAAGGTGCCATTAACATTTTCATATGGTGGTTATACCTTTACGAAGGGTAAGACAATGCATTTAAACGGAAGCCAAGCTTTAGCATATTCGCGCATGCGCTATGATGATCCTGAAGGAGATTACGGACGTCAAAAGCGTCAAAGACAAGTAATTATGTCGATCCTGAAACATGCATTTTCTTTAAAGACAATTGAAAATTTAGATTCTGTTTTAGATTCAACATCCAATAGTGTTAGAACTAATTTAACTTTTGATTCTATGGTAGCCATTGCTAAAAATTATCGTCATTGCACGGATAATATGAAGAGCGATTATTTACATGGCGCTGGAGCAATGATTGGTGGAGCTTCATATCAGGTAATGCGTGATGAAGAGTTACAAAGAACTTCTAATATTGTGAGAGAACAATTAGGCTTAGAGGCTGTTGACCTTGATAATAATGAAACTTATCAAAATTCAAAAAATCCTAATTTTGACTGGAGTAGTGGCGATCCAAATCAGATTTATTATATTTATAAACCTGATAGTGATAGCCTATGGGAAGGAGACGATGAGTAA
- a CDS encoding cell division protein, producing MNKKIRIRCSRIIGEYLLVISLILLTASLMMFFQLKHHVGLILSDTLFHENRIYDTAQQLLHHNFSYFQMNYGAYQSGRIINPIYGPFFSYFLGGLLLLAGSWFRFQVLTNYLLFILAGLGMYRLSKKVKASNWAAILSMLMFLATGYVVYWIQGDTFNSWGAALMPYVLIEGIKMIQTKDRQVNWLELGTVMGIIAQVHMLSIVLSVMALIPFFVYGLIISENKKELLINVGKAILLFVVLSANVWSAYLLLYSTNTISPTFSYPLAQSAVHLGAITVKGTILISTLLVFIFQLGYVFFCWKNQPINLFLTVEGFVFLIISSQLFPWQLLERQLPSLATYLQFPNRLTVIAYPLLYSGIAISLTHLLNNKNWGIKSIGIVGSCLILLTFAYNTRSNMIKNEQQTMGIVATTHIAKWSRQPDLNQFLINVPSFNPEYLSLRHKITMARANMMLYQKLYIPNRDHFHKEVLAHGKLKIIWQGDEKLKDVLLPIVMYHQSQLVVNGKDKGQIKEFNAIGMPVVRSKVGQNEAILSFNIPKWFMTLLFVSIISWLIVIVFSICQFSKSRLKSK from the coding sequence CATCATGTAGGGTTGATTTTATCTGATACCTTGTTTCATGAAAATCGCATTTATGATACAGCACAGCAGCTTTTGCATCACAATTTTTCCTATTTTCAAATGAATTATGGTGCTTATCAAAGTGGTAGGATTATTAATCCAATTTATGGTCCATTTTTTTCATATTTTTTAGGTGGACTATTATTATTAGCTGGTTCTTGGTTTAGATTTCAAGTTTTAACTAATTATTTGCTTTTTATCCTAGCCGGTTTAGGAATGTATCGTTTATCTAAAAAAGTAAAAGCTTCGAATTGGGCTGCTATTTTAAGTATGCTAATGTTCTTAGCTACAGGTTATGTTGTTTATTGGATTCAAGGAGATACTTTTAATTCTTGGGGCGCAGCACTAATGCCCTATGTATTAATTGAGGGTATCAAAATGATCCAAACTAAAGACAGACAGGTAAACTGGCTAGAACTAGGGACAGTAATGGGAATTATTGCCCAGGTCCATATGTTGAGCATTGTCTTATCGGTCATGGCCTTAATTCCATTTTTTGTTTATGGACTGATTATTAGTGAAAATAAAAAAGAACTGTTAATTAATGTTGGAAAAGCAATTTTATTATTTGTTGTACTTTCAGCTAACGTTTGGAGTGCATACCTTCTTTTATATTCTACTAATACGATATCGCCAACATTTTCATATCCTTTAGCGCAAAGTGCTGTGCATTTAGGAGCAATTACAGTCAAAGGTACAATTCTTATCTCTACTTTATTAGTATTTATTTTTCAGTTAGGGTATGTTTTCTTTTGCTGGAAAAACCAGCCGATAAATTTATTTCTAACTGTTGAAGGCTTTGTATTTTTAATAATTAGTTCGCAATTATTTCCATGGCAATTATTGGAAAGACAACTACCAAGTTTAGCTACATATCTGCAGTTTCCGAATCGTTTAACTGTAATTGCTTATCCTTTATTGTATAGTGGAATAGCTATCTCTCTAACGCATTTATTGAATAATAAAAACTGGGGAATTAAGAGTATTGGAATAGTAGGTTCATGTTTGATATTGCTGACTTTTGCCTATAATACAAGATCAAATATGATTAAAAATGAACAACAAACAATGGGAATTGTTGCGACAACTCATATTGCAAAATGGAGTCGGCAGCCAGATCTAAACCAATTTCTGATTAATGTTCCTAGTTTTAATCCGGAATATTTGTCTTTGCGGCATAAGATCACGATGGCACGTGCTAATATGATGCTCTATCAAAAATTGTATATCCCTAATCGGGATCATTTTCATAAAGAAGTGCTTGCGCATGGAAAATTAAAAATTATTTGGCAAGGTGATGAAAAGCTGAAGGACGTTTTATTACCAATTGTGATGTACCACCAGTCACAACTCGTTGTAAATGGAAAAGACAAAGGCCAAATTAAAGAATTTAATGCCATCGGGATGCCGGTTGTTAGAAGTAAAGTAGGGCAAAACGAAGCTATTTTATCCTTTAACATTCCAAAATGGTTTATGACGTTACTATTTGTAAGTATTATTAGCTGGTTAATAGTAATAGTATTTTCTATCTGTCAATTTAGTAAATCTAGATTAAAGTCCAAGTAA
- a CDS encoding aldose 1-epimerase family protein, whose translation MLTIENALLRVDIDENTAQLAHVIDKVGNFDYIWNGEQSLKLNMIQFPTIENIENYFPGKGDKTADQRIVETSEWTVVDKGDARLSLTLTQNESTLKFFPYEFSLMVTYSLTGNQLELEFLVKNPNTQSLPFGLGFMSFFNLPFVPDREDLFFDDYQLKFSPEGQELSLIEVNDLTTNKITSGDFPLVLEKLKAEPMIISNLGLTEVSLASPQSEHKIQLSLTEFPYLAITTLSNLEAPCLGFKLMNEIPDKQDKKQLVAPGEKVKLTTSMTFK comes from the coding sequence ATGTTAACGATTGAAAATGCATTGTTGAGAGTAGATATTGATGAGAATACAGCTCAACTCGCACATGTAATTGATAAAGTAGGTAACTTTGACTATATTTGGAATGGTGAACAGAGTCTTAAATTAAATATGATTCAATTCCCAACAATTGAAAATATTGAGAATTATTTCCCGGGCAAAGGTGATAAAACAGCGGATCAGAGGATTGTTGAAACTAGTGAATGGACTGTGGTGGACAAGGGAGATGCTCGTTTAAGCTTAACTTTGACACAAAATGAAAGTACCTTAAAGTTTTTTCCTTATGAATTTAGCTTAATGGTAACTTATAGTTTAACTGGTAACCAGCTAGAGTTAGAATTTTTAGTTAAAAATCCTAATACTCAATCATTGCCATTTGGTTTAGGATTTATGTCCTTCTTTAACTTACCTTTTGTTCCTGATAGAGAAGATTTATTTTTTGATGATTATCAACTAAAATTCTCACCTGAAGGGCAAGAATTATCGCTCATAGAAGTAAATGATCTTACTACTAATAAAATTACAAGTGGAGACTTCCCACTGGTGCTAGAGAAATTAAAAGCAGAGCCAATGATAATTTCAAATCTTGGCTTGACTGAGGTGAGTTTAGCAAGCCCACAATCTGAGCATAAAATTCAACTTTCCTTAACAGAATTTCCTTATCTGGCTATTACAACATTATCTAATTTAGAGGCCCCTTGTCTTGGTTTTAAGCTGATGAATGAAATACCAGACAAGCAAGATAAGAAACAACTGGTAGCGCCAGGAGAAAAAGTTAAGTTAACTACGAGTATGACTTTTAAATAA
- a CDS encoding cell division protein → MKKTTINWHQIFKFFAPYFAILLLTTIIISTQLVSHATFITADRYFHFSRFYDAAEQIKTGNFSYFQNNITAMQSGRIINALYGPFFAYLNGLLVLLSGSWFTYQIIMDYLVYLIGGMAVYRMMTKVKVREVNAILLALLYLTLGIMPGWLRADNFMAWGAALAPYVVMCGIDMIQDKNNPVHWVKLMLIMAIIAQIHLLSTVILALSLVPFAIYSFVVNQNKKAILLNFIKAVAGTIVLTANFWGAFLLLYRTNKIALPKSFGLNSGAVHISASGSEHGQLTILVFCLFIAQICYVLFHLRENKLNTFVTLEGAVLLLVSSRFMPWHFIQTLLPGLGRSFQFPYRLIVAAYPLLFLGMGLTLEALVKYKKEKLIVLAVLVAALVQTTVCTIRTNVALTKMYNDPNRVAVLTTYYQIDNKRQDIKGAVNGKDKGLLFKLINRTEPDYLPIYKKHISPDMVNLLYRTDIIDQSMRYNYSVHGSSLYLSWVAKKSDEVQLPLVMYHQSRLQVNNQIVQPQKLNPIGSPTVNQRKGNNTAILSFIVPMWFWGLVIISLVGWLVLFLYGLKVIVNYRFNQN, encoded by the coding sequence ATGAAAAAGACAACAATTAATTGGCATCAAATATTTAAATTTTTTGCCCCTTATTTTGCTATTTTGCTTTTAACTACGATTATAATTTCAACGCAATTAGTTTCCCATGCGACTTTTATTACTGCTGATCGCTATTTTCATTTTAGCCGTTTCTATGATGCGGCTGAGCAAATAAAAACTGGTAATTTCAGTTATTTTCAAAATAATATTACGGCAATGCAAAGTGGTCGTATTATCAATGCTCTTTATGGCCCATTTTTTGCTTATCTTAATGGGCTTTTAGTACTGTTATCTGGTAGTTGGTTTACTTACCAGATTATTATGGATTACTTAGTTTACTTAATCGGTGGGATGGCTGTTTATCGCATGATGACCAAGGTAAAAGTAAGAGAAGTTAATGCTATTTTGCTGGCATTATTATATTTAACCTTAGGAATTATGCCAGGCTGGTTAAGAGCCGATAATTTTATGGCTTGGGGAGCAGCACTAGCACCTTATGTAGTGATGTGCGGGATTGATATGATCCAAGATAAGAATAATCCGGTTCACTGGGTTAAATTAATGCTGATTATGGCAATTATTGCACAAATTCACTTATTAAGTACTGTGATTCTAGCTCTTAGTTTGGTTCCATTTGCCATTTATTCCTTTGTAGTGAACCAAAATAAAAAGGCTATTCTATTAAACTTTATTAAGGCAGTAGCTGGTACAATTGTTTTAACAGCGAATTTTTGGGGCGCATTTTTATTACTTTATCGTACTAATAAGATTGCTTTACCTAAGAGCTTTGGTTTGAATTCAGGTGCTGTCCATATCAGCGCTAGTGGTAGTGAGCACGGACAGTTAACTATTTTGGTATTTTGTTTGTTCATTGCCCAGATCTGTTATGTCTTGTTTCACTTACGAGAAAACAAATTAAATACCTTTGTCACACTTGAGGGTGCTGTTTTATTACTAGTTTCTTCAAGATTTATGCCGTGGCATTTTATTCAAACTTTACTTCCTGGACTGGGAAGATCGTTTCAGTTCCCATATCGCTTAATTGTGGCAGCTTATCCTTTACTGTTCTTAGGGATGGGATTAACTTTAGAAGCATTAGTTAAATATAAAAAAGAAAAATTAATTGTTTTAGCAGTTCTGGTGGCAGCACTAGTTCAGACTACAGTTTGTACGATCAGGACAAATGTTGCTCTAACTAAAATGTATAATGATCCCAATCGTGTTGCTGTTTTAACTACTTATTATCAAATTGATAATAAGCGTCAAGATATCAAAGGGGCAGTTAATGGTAAAGATAAAGGTTTGTTGTTTAAACTGATTAACCGAACTGAGCCAGATTATTTGCCAATCTATAAAAAGCATATTAGCCCAGATATGGTGAATTTATTATATCGAACCGATATTATTGATCAATCAATGAGGTATAATTATTCTGTACATGGAAGTTCTTTGTATTTAAGTTGGGTTGCTAAGAAGAGTGATGAAGTCCAGCTGCCCTTAGTGATGTACCATCAATCGCGTCTGCAAGTTAACAATCAAATAGTTCAACCGCAGAAGTTAAACCCAATTGGTTCACCGACAGTTAACCAAAGAAAAGGGAACAATACGGCTATTTTAAGTTTTATAGTACCAATGTGGTTCTGGGGCTTAGTAATTATTAGTTTAGTTGGCTGGTTGGTTTTGTTTCTTTATGGTTTAAAGGTAATTGTTAATTACCGATTTAACCAAAATTAG
- a CDS encoding GRP family sugar transporter, with translation MNYLNILILFLPAIGWGLMPLAIASVKNSNVYNQIVGTVVAAFLFAIIVMLIAHPALNWPLFLFSALAGACWVIGQVGQYISYERISVSATMPISTGLQLIGVPLVGVIAFHEWQTTSSRFWGFFGIIVLIIGVVFTSRSDEGTSEGKSKNQWATLILLILTTFGYIASSSIPKALHGSSISIFFGETIGMMVSVFIYTLVTGNLKAWAQKTTVYSGTAGILYGIANLAYIYSIGPWGVNTAFVVSQLCVVISTLGGLIFLHEKKSKRGLIYTLIGLALIVIGAFLTTVIK, from the coding sequence ATGAACTACTTAAATATCCTTATTTTATTCTTACCCGCAATTGGTTGGGGGCTTATGCCACTTGCTATTGCTAGTGTTAAGAATAGTAATGTTTATAATCAAATTGTCGGAACTGTAGTTGCCGCTTTTCTATTTGCGATCATAGTTATGTTAATTGCCCACCCAGCTCTTAACTGGCCACTATTTCTTTTTTCAGCACTAGCAGGTGCTTGTTGGGTGATTGGTCAAGTGGGACAATATATTTCCTATGAACGAATCAGTGTTTCAGCCACAATGCCAATTTCAACTGGTTTACAGTTGATTGGTGTTCCTTTAGTAGGGGTGATTGCCTTTCATGAATGGCAAACAACTTCATCAAGATTTTGGGGATTTTTCGGAATTATAGTTTTGATTATTGGTGTGGTTTTCACTTCACGTTCTGATGAAGGAACTAGTGAAGGTAAGTCTAAGAATCAATGGGCAACTTTAATTCTTTTGATTTTAACTACCTTCGGTTATATTGCTTCGAGTTCAATTCCTAAAGCTTTACATGGTTCAAGTATCTCTATCTTCTTTGGTGAAACTATCGGAATGATGGTTTCGGTCTTTATCTATACCTTGGTAACTGGTAATTTGAAGGCATGGGCTCAAAAGACTACTGTTTACTCTGGAACTGCTGGTATTCTTTATGGTATTGCTAACTTGGCTTACATTTACTCCATTGGACCTTGGGGTGTAAATACTGCATTTGTTGTATCACAGCTTTGTGTAGTTATTTCAACTTTAGGTGGTTTAATCTTCCTTCACGAAAAGAAAAGCAAGCGTGGCTTGATTTACACTTTAATTGGTTTAGCTTTAATTGTTATTGGGGCATTCCTTACTACAGTTATTAAATAA
- a CDS encoding glycerol-3-phosphate acyltransferase, which yields MFRIYSLIIGYVFGNILFAMIVGRFLLHKDPTKYGSKNPGTANVGAVFGKKYGIITCIGDLSKTLVALLIVFFVYHGNPDAIAFCGLGVVLGHCFPIWNNFSGGKGVAVSIVWILFFDFWPALVALLVGLLLVIIMKDLTWPPIIFMLGYSLYVGFTVNWYCGSVFLLGTAVMIYKYRHDIVDFFHGQSKKVDILTTIKKKLGKKVS from the coding sequence ATGTTTCGAATTTATTCGCTCATCATTGGTTATGTTTTTGGTAATATCCTTTTTGCAATGATTGTAGGAAGGTTTTTACTACATAAAGATCCAACAAAGTATGGTTCAAAAAATCCTGGTACAGCTAATGTAGGAGCAGTATTTGGCAAAAAATACGGGATCATTACTTGTATCGGCGATTTAAGTAAAACTTTAGTTGCTCTCTTAATTGTATTTTTTGTGTATCATGGAAATCCTGATGCCATTGCCTTTTGTGGATTAGGGGTAGTATTAGGCCACTGTTTTCCAATTTGGAATAACTTCTCAGGTGGTAAGGGAGTAGCAGTTTCGATTGTTTGGATTCTCTTCTTTGATTTTTGGCCAGCTTTAGTGGCTTTGCTAGTAGGATTACTTTTAGTAATTATTATGAAAGATCTTACTTGGCCACCAATTATTTTTATGTTAGGTTACAGCCTCTATGTTGGGTTTACGGTTAACTGGTATTGTGGCAGTGTCTTTTTGCTAGGAACCGCAGTAATGATTTATAAATATCGTCATGATATTGTGGACTTTTTCCATGGTCAAAGTAAGAAAGTTGATATTTTAACGACGATCAAGAAGAAATTAGGTAAAAAAGTATCATAG
- a CDS encoding PAS domain-containing protein, with the protein MDQKEEIKLKGGHLNLEMLNAIFKTIPQEFDVLDENDRVVWSSMNEHRLFKRTEDDIGKTVYEVHPGHSQGHVKQVLEQMHDNKRGSLSLVIHHDDKPVSISFYALHNDDGEYIGCIEVTQPVDKYQVKGSKWRNILNVLKKK; encoded by the coding sequence ATGGATCAAAAAGAAGAAATCAAATTAAAGGGTGGTCACCTCAATCTAGAGATGCTCAATGCAATTTTTAAGACTATTCCACAAGAATTTGACGTTTTAGATGAAAATGATCGTGTAGTTTGGTCTTCAATGAATGAACACAGACTATTCAAGCGCACTGAAGACGATATTGGTAAAACTGTTTACGAAGTTCACCCTGGTCATTCCCAAGGACATGTTAAACAAGTATTAGAACAAATGCATGATAATAAGCGTGGTTCACTTTCATTAGTGATTCACCATGACGATAAGCCTGTCAGCATTTCATTTTATGCACTTCATAATGATGATGGTGAATATATTGGCTGTATTGAAGTAACCCAACCAGTAGATAAATACCAAGTTAAAGGTAGTAAGTGGCGTAATATTTTAAATGTCTTAAAGAAAAAATAG
- the rpsN gene encoding 30S ribosomal protein S14, translating into MAKKSKIVKAAKQRELIKKYYELKEAGNIEALAKLPRNARPTHYHNRDLYDGRPHGYMRKFGMSRLRFKELAHKGQLPGVKKASW; encoded by the coding sequence ATGGCTAAAAAATCAAAAATTGTTAAAGCTGCAAAGCAAAGAGAATTAATCAAAAAATATTATGAATTAAAAGAAGCAGGTAACATCGAAGCATTGGCAAAATTACCACGCAATGCTCGTCCAACTCATTACCATAACCGTGATTTATACGATGGTCGTCCTCACGGCTACATGCGTAAGTTTGGAATGTCACGTTTACGCTTCAAAGAACTTGCTCACAAGGGACAACTTCCTGGTGTGAAAAAAGCTAGTTGGTAA
- a CDS encoding 2,3-diphosphoglycerate-dependent phosphoglycerate mutase, which produces MSKLVLIRHGQSEWNLSNQFTGWVDVNLSDKGVEEAKRAGKLIKEHGLEFDQAYTSLLTRAIKTLHFALEESGQLWIPETKTWRLNERHYGALQGLNKKKTAEKYGDDQVHIWRRSYDVLPPEIEDDSEYSQAHDRRYADLDPHIVPKAENLKVTLERVMPFWEDHIAPDLLDGKNVIIAAHGNSLRALTKYIENISDEDIMDVEMKTGEPVVYTFDDQLNVVNKEKLDK; this is translated from the coding sequence ATGTCTAAGTTAGTATTAATCCGTCACGGTCAAAGTGAATGGAACCTTTCTAACCAATTTACTGGTTGGGTAGATGTTAACCTTTCAGATAAGGGTGTAGAAGAAGCTAAGAGAGCTGGTAAGTTAATTAAGGAACACGGTCTTGAATTTGATCAAGCTTACACTTCATTATTAACTCGTGCCATCAAGACTTTGCACTTCGCATTAGAAGAAAGTGGTCAACTTTGGATTCCTGAAACTAAGACTTGGAGATTAAACGAACGTCACTACGGTGCACTTCAAGGTTTAAACAAGAAGAAGACTGCTGAAAAATACGGTGACGACCAAGTTCACATTTGGCGTCGTTCATACGATGTTTTACCACCTGAAATCGAAGATGATTCAGAATACAGTCAAGCACATGACCGTCGTTACGCAGACCTTGATCCACATATTGTTCCTAAGGCAGAAAACCTTAAGGTAACTTTGGAAAGAGTTATGCCATTCTGGGAAGATCACATTGCTCCAGATTTACTTGACGGCAAGAACGTAATTATTGCTGCTCACGGTAACTCACTTCGTGCTTTAACTAAGTACATTGAAAACATTTCTGATGAAGATATCATGGATGTTGAAATGAAGACTGGTGAACCAGTTGTTTACACATTTGACGACCAATTAAATGTTGTTAACAAAGAAAAGCTTGATAAGTAA